From Gracilimonas sp.:
GGAAATGATACCGCTGGAAGATGAGGGTAACAAAACCATCGTTACCTACCAAAACCTGGATTTCAATATCGATATCTCTAACCAGTTTTTCAGCATACAGAATATGAAAAGAATACAGTGATCAGTAAACAGTTGTACAATGAACAGTAAACAGTGATTAGATAGTATAGGTAAATTTTTTAGCATACACTGCTAACTGCTAACTGCTAACTGCTAACTGCTAACTGCTAACTGCTAATTGCTAACTGCTAACTGCACCCTGTTTATCGATTAATGCGTGTTGTTTTAAGAATGGAGAATAAGATTTTGGCGAGTTCATCAGCATCTTCGTACATACTGTTGTACAGTTTTTCATCAATAAAGTCAGTGTCTTTAAGAAGAGAAAGCCAATATTTTGTTTCAAGACATTCTTTATATGATATGGATAACTTTGCTGAAAAGTCAGCTTTTGAAATACCACCATTAGCTTCGGCAATATTTGCACCGATGCTGGTTCCACTTTTTAAAAGTTGTTTTGAAATAATGAACTCTTTTTTATCAGAGCTTAAAAACTGGTACGCTTTTACTATCCGAACGGCAAATGCGTACGCCTTTTCATATAGATTATTACCTCTCATGATACTATTACTTCGTTGTACATTGTACCCTGTTAGAGCAATGTCAAAAGAAATCCTTACAAGATTTTTTAGTGAAAGAAGAAAAACCTTTGCCCACACCCACTGATCACTGGTTAATGATCACTGTGAACTGTTAACTGCCAACTGATAACTGCAAACTGAAATGCTGTATCTAAACTTAGCTTGGAGAAATATCTGGCGGAATCGTCGTCGCACGTTTATCACGATTCTGTCTATTGTGGTGGCAGTGATGTTATCAGCCGTGATGAGGGCCATGCAGGAAGGTCAGTATGATGACATGATAGAGAATACCGTTGGCACCTTTACCGGCTACATACAAATTCATCAGGCTGGATATTGGGAAGACCAGACTCTTGATAACACTCTGGTTTTTTCCGACTCCCTAATTCGTAAGCTGAACAACAATGATGAGGTTGCCCATGTTGTGCCCCGGCTTCAGTCTTTTGCACTGGCTGCGGGAGAGAGCCAAAGTCGGCCGGCATTGATTTTAGGGGTTGACGTAAGCAAAGAGCAGCATCTCAGCAATGCCAGGGAAAGATTACAAGCCGGTGCGTACTTTGACTCAAATGATGAGAAGTCGGTATTGGTAGGTAATGAGATGATGCAACGCCTTGGCGTACAACCGGGGGATAGCCTGGTTTTAATTGGTCAGGGTTTTCGGGGGCAAAGTGCAACAGGGCTATACGAGGTCAAAGGCTCGGTTCGGTTCCCAAGTTCTGAAATGAATAAGAACATGGTGATGCTTCCTTTGGAGACGGCTCAAAACCTATTTGCTTCCCATAACCGTGTTACGGCTATTGCTTTAATGCTTGATGACGCACATCAGGTAGAAGAAGTTGTAACTAAGCTGAAGAAGGAACTTTCAGCCGGCGATTATGAAATAATGGGATGGCAGGAATTAATGCCGGAACTGATGCAGAGCATTGAAGCAGACCGTGGCAGCGGACTGATTATGATATTCATTCTCTATATGGTAGTAGGCTTTGGTATCCTGGGTACCGTGCTTATGATGATAAGTGAGCGAACGTACGAATTAGGTGTGATGCTGGCCGTGGGAACCCCCAGGGTTACCATCTTGTCAATTCTTGCCATCGAGATGTTGGTCATCACCTTTATCGGGGTGGGGGTTGGGGTTTTAATTTCTATTCCCATCTCATGGTATTTCAATATCAATCCTATTCAACTGCCAGATAGTATGACCGAAGTGATGGAAGGGTATGGTATGGAACCGGTTATACAGTTTGCTACAGATCCATCCATTTTCTACTCACAAGCTGTCATAGTGTTTATCATCACTCTGATCTTCACCATAATCCCGCTGATAAGGGCGAGCAGGTTGAATCCTGTAAAAGCATTGAGGTCCTAATATGTTGATGAAGATCATTAAGCTCGGATGGAAAAATATTTGGCGCAACCCCATGAGAAGCAGCGTGGTTATAGTAGCTGTGTTGTTGGGAACCTGGGCGGGTATTTTCTCGGCCGGTTTTTTAAATGGTATGATGCAGGATTCTCTGAGTAATCAGATAGAACTTTCGGTCGGGCATATTCAGATTATGCATCCCCGGTTTGATGACCTCTACAATCCTAAGTACCAGGTGGATAAAGCGGATGAGGTAATAGAAACCCTTCAGAATGAATCGTATGTAACAGATATTTCTGTCAAAAGTTTGGTAACCGGACTGGCTCAAAGTACACGAAACAGTTACGGGGTTACCGTGAATGGAGTAAGCCCGGCAACAGATACTTTGCTCGCTATCAAGCAATACATGACAGAGGGTACATTTCTTACCTCAGACCGCCGAAACCCAATTGTGATTGGACGTAAACTTGCCGAGCGGCTGGATATTGGTATGCGCTCCCGGATGGTGCTGAGTTTTCAGGATATTAATGGAGAAATAACCGGAGGGGCATTTCGGGTGGCGGGGATTTTTGATTCCTTCAGCAATCAATATGACGAGAGCACAGTATTTGTACTTAAGGATGATTTGAACCGGTTAATAGGAAGCGGGCAAGCTGTTCATAATATCCGGGTAGATACAGATGACCTATCGCGTGCCGATGAATATGCCCGGCAATTACGCGAACAGTTTCCGGAGTTGGAAATCAAAACCTGGAGAGATATTGCTCCTGACCTTCGATACATCTTTGATATGATGGATATCTCTTTATACATGGTGATGGTGCTTATAACAATTGGCTTGGTGTTCAGCATCATAAATACCATGCTGATGGCTGTACTTGAGCGTACAAGAGAACTTGGGATGTTGCGCGCAATTGGGATGAATAAAAGCAGGACGTTTAGCATGATCATGTTGGAAACTTTTTTCCTTACGATGGCAGGGACCCCTTTAGGCCTTCTGTTTAGCTGGCTTACCATCTCATATTTCTCACATTCCGGTATTGATTTAAGTGCTTTTTCAGAAGGATTAAGTGAGTATGGCTTTAGTACAATAATCTATCCTGAGCTGTCCGCTACCTATTATTTGAATATCACCCTACTTATTGCTGTTGCAGCACTTTTGTCAGCGATCTACCCTGCTGTTCGAACGCTTAAGCTAAACCCTGTTCAGGCCATTAGAAAATTCAATTAATAAAGCTATGTCTGTCATAACCACCGAAAACCTTACGAAAGTGTACAATCCGGATCCGGATAAAGTGCCGGTTCATGCACTGAATGGAGTAGATTTAACAATTGAGAAGGGGGAGTTTACTGCTATCGTAGGGCCGTCCGGTTCAGGAAAAACAACTTTGCTGAATATAATTGGCGGACTTGATGAACCAACGGAAGGCAAAGCGTTTATTAAAGACACGGATTTAACCACCCTGTCAGACAGCGAGCTCATCAAATTCAGGCTCAATCATATTGGGTTTGTGTTTCAGGCTTATAACCTGATCCCGGTGTTGACAGCTATTGAAAATGTATCTTTTGTAATGCAAATGCAGGGACGCCCATCCGCTGAATGTCGCGAGAAAAGCCTGGCATTGTTAAAAGAAGTTGGACTTGAAGATAAAATTCACAAACGACCTTCCGAGCTTTCAGGTGGGCAACAACAAAGAGTTGCAGTAGCAAGAGCATTGGCATCCAAGCCGGACTTTGTCCTCGCTGATGAGCCCACCGCCAACCTGGATTCCGTTTCTACGGCCGAATTACTGGATATGATGCTGGATCTGAATAAGCGCGAGGATATGACCTTTGTATTTTCCACTCACGACCAGCGCGTGATTGACCGGGCTCGAAGAGTGGTTACCCTGGTAGATGGGAAAATTGATTCTGATGAGAAAAGAGGATGAATGTTGATTACTGAACAAGGAACATTGAATATCGGAGTGCCATTTTTTCGAGCCTGCGTTCTTTTTGTGTTTATCACGGTTTTCCTTTTTCCTAATAAATCTAATGCACAGCTGAAGGAAATCGTAGATATCAGTGGATATATGAAGGAGTTGGGACAGATTTCGGCGAGTAATGATTTTTCTGAGCTTCGCTATGATAATATTCTTCATAGCAGATTTGAAACCGAGTGGACCTTTACAGAAAACCTGGAGTTTAATGCCGACCTTCGAACACTATTACTCAATGGATATACCGTTCGGAATGCGATTGGTTTGGCAAGCTTTTTAGAAAAAGATCCTAATCTCATAGATATGTCCTGGGTTTGGATCGATACAGATCAGGCGTTGATTCATTCACAGATAGATCGGTTTCACATCAGCTATTATAATGGAGACTTTGAGCTATATGCCGGCCGTCAAAGAATAAACTGGGGGAAAACCCTGGCATGGAACCCCAACGATCTTTTTAACAATTATGCGTTTCTGGATTTTGACTATGAGGAACGTCCCGGCGTTGATGCCATTTCAGCCATATATAATTTAGATTTTGCTTCCAGCATAGAAGCCGGTATTAAGCTGGCTGACTCATTTGATGAGATGGTAATCGCAGGCATGTATCGGGTTAATTATAAAACCTATGATTTACAGCTTATAGCCGGGCATTACCAGGACAAAGCAGCGCTGGGAATTGGCTGGGCCGGTTATATTAAAGATGCAGGGTTTAAAGGGGAGGCCTCCTATTTTCATCCCGAAGATGAATTCTTTAACAATACGGGATCACTTTCTGCTACGCTTGGGTTCGATTATATGTTTGAAACCTCCATTTACGCACAGGCAGAGGTTTTATACAACGGTGGGTATCAAAACCGGAATGCAAGTCTGTCTTCACTCACTCAACCCCCAAGTGCAGACAACCTTTTTATTTCAAAAACCGGCTACCTTATCAATGGTTCGTATCCGGCCAGTCCACTGCTCAATGGCAATCTTGGAATTATGGGCAGCTTTACTCAAAAACTATTTATTCTTTTCCCACAGGTGAGTTATTCCCTGGATGAAAACCTCGACCTTTTACTGGTTTCTCAGCTGCTTAAAGGAGAAGCTTTTTCCAACTCTGTGGAGACACCAAACGTATTTTTCATAAGACTGAAATGGTCTTATTAGTATCCCCTGTAAGCCGAGAGGGCTAATAATCAAGTAATTAGCCCCGGCTAAAAATATAATTATCTAACTTAAATATTTCTTGCAATTCAGGACTGTCAATACCTATTTTTAGCCTAAGCTAAAAAATTAAATAGTTCAGAATAACAAATGAAAAAAGTGTCGCTGGTTTTAGCCGTCTTTTTCTGTTTTAATGGAATCCTTTTTGCACAATCCGGCAGTGGAACAATCACCGGAAAAGTAACCTCGGAGGGAGAGCCTGTGGTTGGCGCAAATGTTGGCATCCCGGAAATACAGAAAGGAAGTCCCACGGACGTAGATGGAACATTTGAAATAAAAAATGTACCTGCCGGAAAGTATAAGCTTCAAATCACTGCTGTTGGTTTTGATAAGGTAATTAAGAGAATAAGTGTGAAGTCCGGCGAGACTACGACTGTTGACATCAGGATAAAAGAGACGCGTTTGGAGCTGGAGCAAATGGTGGTTACCGGGACCATGCGCCAAACCTATGTAAAGGAATCTCCGGTGAAGGTGAATGTGGTGAAAGCGGCCCAGCTTCAGCAAGGGAGAACCAGTTCCAATATCATGGACCTGATCAGCAGTGTAAACGGACTTTCAACCCAGCTTAACTGTGGTGTTTGCGGAACCAACGCTATTCGGATTAACGGAGTGGAAGGACCAAATACAGCCGTATTAATTGACGGCATGCCGATTATGGGTGCTTTGGCTTCGGTGTATGGGTTGAATGGAATCAGTCCTTCAATCATCGATCAGGTGGAAGTGATTAAAGGTCCCCAATCTACTTTGTATGGAACACAGGCACTGGGCGGGGTGGTGAACATCATCACCAAAAACCCGGCTATTACACCCACTTTTTCAGCGGATGTGTATGCCAAAAGCACCGAAGAGGGGAATATAAATCTGGCATACTCTCCCAGGGCTGGTCGGTTTGAAGGCTTTGTAAGTGGAAATATTTTGCATCTCGAAAATTACTTTGATGAAAACGGCGATAACTTCAACGACCTGGTTAAACAATCGCGGGTATCGCTATTTGGAAAAGGAACGCTGCTTGGTGAGAATATGGAGCAGCGTTTGAATGTTGCAACGAAGTACTACACCGAGAACCGAACGGGAGGATTAGAAGCGTTCAGCGATGACCTTCGTGGCTCCGATCAGATTTATGGGGAGTCTATTTATACCAACCGGTTTGAGTTTATGACGGAATACCGGCCGGCCGGCTTGAATGAACAACTCAGGATCAGCGGTGCCGTCACGCATCATGATCAGGATAGTTATTATGGAACCGATTGGTACGATGCGCAGCAGGGAATTGCATTTGGTCAGGCTACGTGGGATCAACCCATTGGTGAGAACTTCCAGCTGCTGGCAGGAACCACAATTCGCTACGAAACTTATAACGACAACACTCCGGCTACTTCATCCGGAGCCGACAAAAGGTGGATTCCCGGAGTATTCTCACAGGGAGAACTAAAAGCCGGTGATTTTACCTTTCTGGGTGGAATCCGGGTTGATCATCATTCCGAGCATGGGTTTGTAACTGCACCCCGATTATCATCGAAATTCAGCCCATCAGACCTGACGACATTCAGAATCAGTGCCGGAACCGGATTTCGGGTGGTGAATGTATTTACGGAAGACCATGCTGCCTTGACGGGTTCCCGGGAAGTGGTATTTAATGAGGATCTGGAGCCGGAGGAATCCAAAAGCATAACGGGGAGCCTCGAGCAGATTATCCCATTTGGTACAAACCCAATGACGGTAAGTCTGGACGGGTTTTATACGCGTTTCTCCAATAAAATTATCCCGGATTACGATCAGGACCCAAACCTGATTGTGTACGAAAACCTGGATGGGTTCTCCGTAACGCAAGGCTTCTCGGTTGGGCTGGAGCAGAATTTTACGGCTCTGCCTGTTACCTACAATGCCAGCATCACCATTATGGATGTGTACACCGAAGAGAACGGACAGCGACAGGCTCTGGCCTATGCTCCGGAATATACCGGCGTGTTTGGAGCCACCTACAACTTTCGGTCGCTGGATCTTTCCCTTGGTTATAACGGGAACCTGGTGGGTCCAAAACGCATGCCGGCTAACTATGCTGAAGATTTTGGGAGATCTTCCAAGTCACCGGCTTACTCCACGCACGACTTAAAGATTACTAAGGAATTCACCAACGTGAACAGCGAAAAGGGAATCGGTTTTGAGGCGTACCTGTCTGCGGAAAATATTTTCAACTACACGCAGGGCAGCCCGTTAGTGGGAGCCGGGAATCCCTTTGGTCCTGAGTTTGATACAATTTATACCTGGGGACCAATCATCGGCCGTACCTTTTCAATTGGCGCAAGATTAAACCTGAGGTAGAGATGAAATCCAGCAACCTGTTTTACCTGTCGGTTATTTTTACCCTGATTGGGGTGGTTTTTTCAAACTCTGTTTATGCTCAGACAACAGAACTGGAATGGCATTCCTTTGAACAAGCTCTGAAGCTGGCGGAAGAAGAGGGCAAGCCCATCATGGTAGATGTTTGGGCACCGTGGTGTGGCTGGTGTAAGAAAATGAAGAAGGAAGTATACCCGGAGCTTAGCGCAGCACTCAGCAAAGACTTTGTACTTACCCGACTAAACCGGGACGATAATGAGGATAAAAAAACCTATCAGCAATACAGAATCACTCCTTTACGATTAGCCCAGAAGTTCGGCGTACAAAATGTACCGGCTATTGTTTTCTTATCCCCGGAGGGAGAATACCTGTTTCATATTTCGGGCTTTGTGGAAGCGGATGAACTGAAAGAGATTTTGGGGTATGTTTCTGTGGAGAGGGCGGAAAGGCTTTGAGATAAGGTCTTGTTAGCAGCCGCTATATGTTGGAAAGTGAAATTTCCTGTACTGATTTATCGATAAGTACTCTACTCGTAGGCTACAGATCGCAGATTTTGGTTATCCAGTTTCCCCTTAAGTTTCAACGACCGTAGATTTAGCTTGGTTTTTTTAGCCTTATTGAGAGAAGACAAATACAGATATACTTTTTCCAATTCCGTGTCAGAGAGTCGATCTATTTCTTTTTTTACTTTCTCTTTTGTAATCATGGCAGGCGGGTTTGTTAACAACAACAATTTAATTAACGCCAAGAAATTTTCATAAGTATAGCAGCGGTGGGGTTAAGGCGGCTAATAACCCGGCGTTTAAACGGTGCGTAGCTAATGAAGATGCTCAGCTGTAGAGCATCGGAGAGAGATCAAGCCGGTTTTTCTTCACGAGCCAGCATATCCATGAATTTTGCAAATCGCCTCTGCCTGGTTTCGGGCTTCTTCGCTGATGTCAATCCATAGGCGATGTGATAGCGACTTGATTTGTTGAGTGTTTCAAAGAACTGTTTTGCTTTCAGCTTGCCATGGAGTGCTTCCAGGAAATCTGCCGGCACTTCCAATTCGCTTGCCACATAGGCTTTCTCCCATCGGCCATCCAATTGGGCGGCGCGAACCTGGCTGAGTCCCGATTCCATCATGCGGCCTTCGCTTATCAAACGTTCGGCAAGTTCTCTGTTCCTTTTTGACCAGTTGCTTCGGGCTTTCCTGGGAGTAATCCGTTGAAGATAAGCCTGTTCATCCAATGACTTCCGGATACCGTCGATCCAGCCCCAGCAAAGTACCTCAATCACGACATCATTCCAGGTCACGCTCGGAATCCCGGTCTTCTTCTTGAATATTTTTACCCACAGTTCATACTCAGTGGCATGATTCCGTTTTAGCCAATGGCCGAGATCTTTTGACGATGCAAAGGGTAAGATTTTTGTTGGATCGGGTTCCGGCATAAAATTAGATTCTTTTCGACATAACGGCCTGGCGTTTGAGCAGCACTAGGATTAAGACTCAATAAAGGGCTAAAAAGTTCAGATCAGGTAGATAGTTTGAGGCGGAGCCTCCGGTTGGCATTACGGAGCAGAGCACCGTAACGAGCATAAACGGCTAAAAAAGTTAAAACAAACAACACCGGAAATCGAAGCTACGTCCGCGTCCCAGTTGATGCGCTTGTTATACGCTATTTTCTTTGATCAACCTCCAATGATTTCTCTAAACTTCCGTATTCCTTTTATTGCCAATGCCCCAGGCACAGTGACAAATAAGCCATATAAAAAAGCGACAGCGACAACAATCCAATTATTTGTTGTATATATCATAGCAGGTATCAAACCAACTAGTCCTATTATTATTCCATAAAGGACCGCATGAAGTTGAGAGACTCCAAAGATTTGTTTTTGGGGCTCGCTATATTTGACTTTTACTCCTTTCTTTTCACACGACAACCAAATAGCTGGAACCTCAGCTGATTTTGGCGTATTTAAATATGTAAGACTGACAGTTTCACCTCTATTTAAAATTGGAACTAAATATTCTCTTTGTCCAAAATAAATATTTCTTTGATTATCAGTTATCTGTTGCCCATCTGGGACATGAAGAAGCTGCTTATATCTATCAGTGAATTCCAAAATACTTGGAGAGTTGGAAATTCCTGTTCTTTCTGTAAGTAAATTAGTGTTGTCAGAAAAAGTATGAACAATAACATCTTCATAATCATTAAGGCTGTCATTTCTTAATTCAATAGTGGATAAATATAGATCTTGAAGATTTGTCTCGTTCCAGATTATCTGGACATTTCCAAAAATGTTATCATTCGCAGACATTCCTATCCGGTTATGTTCTACAAAATATCTAAATACACCTCGTTTATGTAAAACTCGCTGAGTCACCCATGCTGTTAGGATACCGGCAATACCACCGAATATTATCGATATATATTCTGATTTAAGTAGTTCAATTAAATCCATATTAAAGGTGTTTTAAGTAATGCGTATAACATAATATTAGACGAACAGGATTTTGTCAGGGCGAACACCGCCAACGTGCTCTTATACGCTCCATTCAGCTGTTCTATTCGTATAAGGAGATTTTTGGGATGTACTCCGAACTGTTGTTCTCACATTCCATCCCCTTATTAATTCCTAAGATAACACCTTGGCTTAATTTTGCAAGACGGGATGGCTGCCTTCTTTGAACAATAATCTGTCAAGCAGGATCAAATCAGCACGTCATCGCGAGGAGCTCACTTGTTTAAGCAGGGCATAGTTTTTTGCGACGAAGCGATCTCCCTAATTACACTTAATAATGTAAATCGGGAGATTGCCACGGTATTTGCTCCCATTCGGTCGGGCAATACCTCGCAATGACATGCTATAAATTGAACAGATGTTTACTTAATCAGCGTCATCTTTTTGGTGAGCACCTGACCTTCTGTTCGGAGTTGGTAAATGTACATCCCGGAAGGGACTGCACTTCCTGATGAACTCAACGCATTCCAGCTTACGGTTTTTTGTCCGGCCGATTGGCGCTCATTCACCAATGTGGCTACTTCAGCCCCCAGCATGTTGTAGATTTTGAGGGAAACCTGAGCCGGCTTATCCAGAGCATATGAGATCGTGGTGACCGGGTTAAACGGATTCGGGTAATTTTGAGCTAAGCTGATTCGCTCCGGAGACTGACCGGTTGGCTCCGCAGAGGTGATGGTTTTAGACAATTCTTCCTCAATTACAGCGATTACCTGTTCGGTATCTGTGTCAACAAATCCCGTTCCTTTATAGGCGATTTCTCCCTCTTTGGAGATTACTACTGACCGGTCGTAAGAGGAGGTATTTCCGTAGTAATCTTCCAGGCTTTGGCGGGCATTCAGCAGTAAAGTATAAGTGATTCCGGTTTCCGATTGAAAGCTTTGGTTTGCCGACCGGGATAAGTTCCAGGTATCCAGGCCCAGGGCAACGAAGCCGGTGTCTTCCATATAGGGTTGGTAGATGTCGTTCTCCGTGATGGGGCCATTATCGAGGCAGTGTGGACAACCGGCTCCATAAAAAAAGATATAGACCACTTTGCCTTCAAAATCAGAAAGGGAGACCTCATCCCCATCCAGTGATGTGTAGGTAAACCCGGGAGCCGGATCACCAGTATTTACCTGGGCAAAAACCGGAGCTGAAAAAAGAACGACAAGTAAGAGCAGTAAAAATGACTTCATGGTATTTCCTGTTTAAAACCGTGTGGTGAATCTTAATTCAACTCCTTCAAAATCCAGAATCTCATAACAGATGCCGGATGTGCAGGCAGGTCCTCCGCGTCTTTTGCCTGCGAAAACATCTAACGTGTGAGACTGGTTGATCTTGTATCTTACATTTCCGCCCAGCCAGGTACGCGTTTCGTCCTCAATATCAAAGGTGTTGGGATTGTCGGTAATCAATAAGTCGTCGGTGGCTTCGAATACAAGACTGACGGTTAAATCGGGGATCGTGCTGTAAGCGATGGAGGCGTAATAATTTTCAACGTTTTGGGAGAAGGCGGTTTTGTAATAGGTCTGGAACTGAACATCCAAAGCAAGGCTCCATTCATAGTTGAAGCTTTTTTCCGAAATCAACCCTGCCGAAATGCGGTTTTCTTCTCCCTTGCGCTCATCGGTTGCATAGTCCACAAAGGCTTTGAAAGAAAGGAAGTCGCTCGCCTGGTAATATCCTTCCAAAAAATACTCCCGGTAATAGTTGGTTCGGGCAATCTCATTCTTAGCGGTGGTGATATTTGCCGTCACCGAATGGCCGTCTTCAAAGTTATAGAAGCCCTCCACTTGAAAGCCGGATTCATTGGCGGTGCTCAACACATGCGTACTTCGGTTCAGCACCGGGTAGGTATGTTCTTTGATGAGCGAGGGTGGATCGTTGTATCCCGAACCCAGCCGAAATTGATTGTAGTTCTTGTATTCAGCACTGAGGCCAAAAGATCCGTAGAAATAATTCAGCCCGGAATAAAGAGCATAGGAATCCTCCTCTTCAAACTGAAAAAGGGCGATATCGGTATCAAAAGCATACTCCCCGTAAACCTGCAGATTGAAAGGGAGATTGTAATTATACATTAGTGAAGCCAGTTCGCGGTAATCGTCACGCCCGTCGGAACGGCTTCTCATGAAGGCTCCGCCAATACTGAGGTCTTCAGTGAGATAAAAATCAGACTCTATAGCCTCAATTAAATCGGGGCGGCGGGCACTATCCGGTTTAAAGTTGGGTGGAAGCGGGTTAAAAAGTGGACGGGCTCGGATCACGGAGGCTTCAATCCAATCATTCTTATAGCTGATGTCAACGCCCTCCTGGTCCCGGTTGAAGGCATATCGGGTGCGATAAAAAGAGTCTTCATACACGGATCCGGGGATGTCATAACTGCGAAGTAACAGTCCGCGACCGATGGTTTTATAGAAATTCCCGATTCTCACTTTAAAATGGTCGTCTTCGTACTGCAGGCGCTTTTGCGACAGAAGAAAGTAGTTGCGGTCATTAAAGGGGGTAAGAAAATGTTCAAATCGTCCGTAGGCACTGATTTTTCCCTGATCATAGAAGAGATTGAGCTGATCGTACGATGTGGTCAGGTCCGTATTCTCTTCATAAGGCAGATTCCCATATTGAAACTCGAAGGTATTGGTGCCATAAAGCTGGGCAAAAGCGGATGAACTATAAAGGAGTCCGATTACCGATGATATGATTAGCAACCGCAGCATCACTCGCTTAGCAATTTGTTGATTTCAGCTTCTATCATCTTCTCTTCACCCGGAGTGTATCCTTCATGAAAATACACGACTTCATCCTCGCTGTTTACGATAAGCAAGGTGGGTACAGCCTGAACCCGTAGGCGTGCCATCACATTGTTGTCGGTATCCAGTAAAACCGGATAATCTATGCCGAGGGATTTGGAAAAAGGTTTTACTTTGGAAAGGTTTCGGGGGCCGTCCACACTGATGCCCACAAATTGTACACCCTGTGATTCAAACTCATCATACATGTCCACAAACTTGGGGATGGATTTGATACAAGGCTTGCACCATGTAGCCCAAAAGTCGATTACGGTCAGCTTTTCTCCCTTTACATCTTCGTAGGAAGTGGTGCGGTTATCCAGGTTTTTTAGCTTGAAGTTATGGACTTTAGGTCCGCTGAAGACGGCAGAGCTTACAATCAGTAAAATCGATAAGAGAAGTTTCATGGCTGTCTGTTTAGCAGGTTAGACAACCATGAAACGGAATTTCTTACTTAATTGCTGTCTTCCCGGGAAGGAGGCCGGCGATTGTCATTCGAAATGGTGTCGATCAGCTTGTTATAGGGATCGATACCGGCCGAGGAGGGTTCTTTATCCACGGTAATGGTCAGCTCATTCAGAATCTCGGTAAACCTATGCTTTTTGAAATAAAGCACGGTTTCATTACCGAGCGAATCGGTTCCGAAAACTCCTACGTCCACCCAATCCTGGAGTGGAAGTGACTTAACCGGAAGCCGGCGATCTTCAATTTCGATGGCCAGGCTGTCTCCAGCTTCATCCTGGTAAATACGCTTACCGGTTTCACCTGTTCGGTATTTGGAAACCTGAAGCGTCAGGTTTACCTCATAGGTGCTGCTTTCCACTTCGGTGTAGGTGGCGTCTTCTACCCGGTTATCATACAGCGTGATGGTTTCAAACATATCTTTAATGAGGTACTGAAGCGAGTCCGGTGTGGCTGCCTTCAGGTGCTCAAGCAATTCCAATGAGGTGGTGTATGGCGGCTCCTGAAAAGCGACC
This genomic window contains:
- a CDS encoding four helix bundle protein, whose translation is MRGNNLYEKAYAFAVRIVKAYQFLSSDKKEFIISKQLLKSGTSIGANIAEANGGISKADFSAKLSISYKECLETKYWLSLLKDTDFIDEKLYNSMYEDADELAKILFSILKTTRINR
- a CDS encoding ABC transporter permease, coding for MLYLNLAWRNIWRNRRRTFITILSIVVAVMLSAVMRAMQEGQYDDMIENTVGTFTGYIQIHQAGYWEDQTLDNTLVFSDSLIRKLNNNDEVAHVVPRLQSFALAAGESQSRPALILGVDVSKEQHLSNARERLQAGAYFDSNDEKSVLVGNEMMQRLGVQPGDSLVLIGQGFRGQSATGLYEVKGSVRFPSSEMNKNMVMLPLETAQNLFASHNRVTAIALMLDDAHQVEEVVTKLKKELSAGDYEIMGWQELMPELMQSIEADRGSGLIMIFILYMVVGFGILGTVLMMISERTYELGVMLAVGTPRVTILSILAIEMLVITFIGVGVGVLISIPISWYFNINPIQLPDSMTEVMEGYGMEPVIQFATDPSIFYSQAVIVFIITLIFTIIPLIRASRLNPVKALRS
- a CDS encoding FtsX-like permease family protein — encoded protein: MKIIKLGWKNIWRNPMRSSVVIVAVLLGTWAGIFSAGFLNGMMQDSLSNQIELSVGHIQIMHPRFDDLYNPKYQVDKADEVIETLQNESYVTDISVKSLVTGLAQSTRNSYGVTVNGVSPATDTLLAIKQYMTEGTFLTSDRRNPIVIGRKLAERLDIGMRSRMVLSFQDINGEITGGAFRVAGIFDSFSNQYDESTVFVLKDDLNRLIGSGQAVHNIRVDTDDLSRADEYARQLREQFPELEIKTWRDIAPDLRYIFDMMDISLYMVMVLITIGLVFSIINTMLMAVLERTRELGMLRAIGMNKSRTFSMIMLETFFLTMAGTPLGLLFSWLTISYFSHSGIDLSAFSEGLSEYGFSTIIYPELSATYYLNITLLIAVAALLSAIYPAVRTLKLNPVQAIRKFN
- a CDS encoding ABC transporter ATP-binding protein, coding for MSVITTENLTKVYNPDPDKVPVHALNGVDLTIEKGEFTAIVGPSGSGKTTLLNIIGGLDEPTEGKAFIKDTDLTTLSDSELIKFRLNHIGFVFQAYNLIPVLTAIENVSFVMQMQGRPSAECREKSLALLKEVGLEDKIHKRPSELSGGQQQRVAVARALASKPDFVLADEPTANLDSVSTAELLDMMLDLNKREDMTFVFSTHDQRVIDRARRVVTLVDGKIDSDEKRG
- a CDS encoding TonB-dependent receptor, with protein sequence MKKVSLVLAVFFCFNGILFAQSGSGTITGKVTSEGEPVVGANVGIPEIQKGSPTDVDGTFEIKNVPAGKYKLQITAVGFDKVIKRISVKSGETTTVDIRIKETRLELEQMVVTGTMRQTYVKESPVKVNVVKAAQLQQGRTSSNIMDLISSVNGLSTQLNCGVCGTNAIRINGVEGPNTAVLIDGMPIMGALASVYGLNGISPSIIDQVEVIKGPQSTLYGTQALGGVVNIITKNPAITPTFSADVYAKSTEEGNINLAYSPRAGRFEGFVSGNILHLENYFDENGDNFNDLVKQSRVSLFGKGTLLGENMEQRLNVATKYYTENRTGGLEAFSDDLRGSDQIYGESIYTNRFEFMTEYRPAGLNEQLRISGAVTHHDQDSYYGTDWYDAQQGIAFGQATWDQPIGENFQLLAGTTIRYETYNDNTPATSSGADKRWIPGVFSQGELKAGDFTFLGGIRVDHHSEHGFVTAPRLSSKFSPSDLTTFRISAGTGFRVVNVFTEDHAALTGSREVVFNEDLEPEESKSITGSLEQIIPFGTNPMTVSLDGFYTRFSNKIIPDYDQDPNLIVYENLDGFSVTQGFSVGLEQNFTALPVTYNASITIMDVYTEENGQRQALAYAPEYTGVFGATYNFRSLDLSLGYNGNLVGPKRMPANYAEDFGRSSKSPAYSTHDLKITKEFTNVNSEKGIGFEAYLSAENIFNYTQGSPLVGAGNPFGPEFDTIYTWGPIIGRTFSIGARLNLR
- a CDS encoding thioredoxin family protein yields the protein MKSSNLFYLSVIFTLIGVVFSNSVYAQTTELEWHSFEQALKLAEEEGKPIMVDVWAPWCGWCKKMKKEVYPELSAALSKDFVLTRLNRDDNEDKKTYQQYRITPLRLAQKFGVQNVPAIVFLSPEGEYLFHISGFVEADELKEILGYVSVERAERL